One window of Chloroflexota bacterium genomic DNA carries:
- the corA gene encoding magnesium/cobalt transporter CorA, which produces MKRFFHKPASVGYAPGSLNFTEGKEQLPLKLTVFEYSREQDAVERHADTIADCLPFAPHADVTWLNVNGNHPVAALEEIGKYLDIHPLALEDILDTSQRPKMEDFERYLFIELNMLLWDQDHAHVESEQVSLIMGDKYVITFQSSENDVFDSVRKRILEGKSRLTKQGADYLAYSLVDAIVDHYFVVLENLGDQIEFLEEELVTHADPKTLQSIHELKRELIFLRKSVWPLREVIGALERGETPLFKETSLIYLRDVYDHTIQIIDTVETFRDMVSGMLDIYLSSISNRMNEVMKVLTIISTIFIPMSFFTGLYGMNFVNMPELQWQWGYFALLSFLGVTFIGMLVFFKHKKWF; this is translated from the coding sequence ATGAAACGATTTTTCCACAAACCGGCTTCGGTTGGATATGCTCCTGGCAGCCTGAATTTCACCGAAGGGAAAGAACAACTCCCTTTGAAGTTGACCGTTTTTGAATATAGTCGCGAACAAGATGCTGTCGAACGTCATGCGGATACCATTGCTGATTGTTTGCCTTTCGCGCCTCATGCTGATGTGACCTGGTTGAACGTGAATGGCAACCATCCGGTGGCAGCTCTCGAGGAGATCGGCAAATACCTTGATATCCACCCGCTGGCGCTGGAGGACATTCTCGATACCAGCCAGCGCCCAAAAATGGAGGATTTCGAGCGGTATTTATTCATCGAGTTGAATATGCTGCTTTGGGATCAGGATCACGCCCATGTCGAGTCCGAACAGGTCAGCCTGATCATGGGGGATAAGTACGTCATTACCTTTCAGTCGAGCGAAAATGATGTCTTCGATTCGGTTAGAAAGCGCATTCTTGAAGGCAAGAGCCGCCTGACCAAACAAGGCGCGGATTATCTGGCTTACTCTCTGGTTGATGCTATTGTGGATCATTATTTTGTCGTGTTGGAAAACCTGGGGGACCAGATCGAATTCCTGGAGGAAGAACTGGTAACACACGCCGATCCCAAAACTCTGCAATCCATCCATGAGTTGAAGCGTGAACTCATTTTCCTGCGGAAATCGGTTTGGCCGTTGCGAGAAGTGATTGGTGCGCTGGAACGTGGTGAAACTCCGTTGTTTAAGGAAACATCTCTGATCTACCTACGGGATGTTTATGACCACACGATTCAGATCATCGATACGGTAGAGACTTTCCGCGATATGGTTTCCGGTATGCTCGATATTTATCTCTCCAGTATCAGCAACCGTATGAACGAAGTGATGAAAGTACTGACAATCATTTCGACCATTTTTATTCCGATGTCATTCTTTACCGGACTTTATGGCATGAATTTTGTCAATATGCCCGAATTGCAATGGCAGTGGGGCTATTTCGCTCTATTAAGTTTCTTGGGGGTGACCTTCATCGGCATGTTAGTATTTTTTAAACACAAAAAGTGGTTTTGA
- a CDS encoding mechanosensitive ion channel, with the protein MIEPIQNYLLNTPWMANLIRIATFYLLAWVISRMIIWMIRRTSKIGRIKIVSNISRPERQQTLRSLAISLVSFSSFLGASIATLALFVDIDTLVWMVGLFSAAIGLGARPLFSDFLTGIGFIFEDTFAVGEKVEILEMEGVVEKINLRNTWMRSPTGEVYIIPNGEIRMVRNFSRGKFSAASVTVKLQAVDLGHALVVLEELAEEAVSLLPNLLEPWQVISKEAVIGQQAELTLLTKARFGMAAEMRPRLQALVQERLADASIELID; encoded by the coding sequence ATGATCGAACCAATTCAAAACTATCTTCTCAATACCCCCTGGATGGCGAATCTCATCCGTATTGCCACTTTTTATTTGCTGGCCTGGGTTATTTCACGCATGATTATCTGGATGATCCGCCGAACTTCAAAGATAGGGCGCATAAAAATCGTTTCGAATATTTCGCGGCCTGAACGCCAGCAAACCCTGCGCAGTTTGGCAATTAGTCTGGTGAGTTTTAGCTCTTTTTTGGGCGCCAGCATTGCTACGTTGGCGCTATTTGTCGATATCGACACATTAGTATGGATGGTGGGTTTGTTTAGCGCAGCCATTGGCCTGGGCGCGCGTCCGCTGTTCAGCGATTTTCTCACCGGGATCGGCTTTATTTTCGAAGATACGTTTGCTGTAGGCGAAAAAGTTGAAATCCTGGAAATGGAAGGCGTGGTCGAGAAAATTAATTTGCGCAATACCTGGATGCGCTCGCCGACCGGGGAGGTTTATATTATCCCGAATGGCGAAATTCGCATGGTGCGTAATTTCAGCCGCGGTAAATTTTCGGCGGCCAGCGTGACGGTGAAACTTCAGGCTGTTGACCTGGGGCATGCGCTCGTTGTTCTCGAGGAACTCGCTGAGGAAGCGGTTTCGCTGCTGCCCAATTTGCTGGAACCCTGGCAGGTCATCAGCAAAGAAGCTGTCATCGGTCAACAGGCCGAGTTAACTCTATTGACCAAAGCGCGTTTCGGCATGGCTGCGGAAATGCGCCCGCGCTTGCAGGCTTTAGTTCAAGAACGCCTGGCTGATGCGAGCATTGAGCTTATTGACTAG
- a CDS encoding TIGR01906 family membrane protein, with the protein MNFIKKFSQWVVTILVPVILILGAVRFLLTPIFVQLEYRMPNFPEDRYGFTQQDRLHWSKFALEYLLNGAGIEYLDDLRFEDGSPLYNERELQHMLDVQVVVEAAMKVLYLAAGVVFAVGVWARRGDWWWQYRQSIARGGWLTVAILAALIVGILLSFDALFVAFHKIFFEGDTWIFLYSDTLIRLFPVRFWQDAFITVGGLALLGGAALGYFAGRTRPGLE; encoded by the coding sequence ATGAATTTTATTAAGAAGTTTTCTCAATGGGTGGTGACTATTTTGGTGCCGGTCATTCTCATTCTCGGTGCGGTGCGGTTTTTACTCACCCCAATATTTGTGCAGCTTGAATATCGAATGCCCAACTTCCCTGAAGACCGTTATGGCTTCACCCAGCAAGATCGTTTGCACTGGTCGAAGTTTGCGCTCGAATATTTGCTAAATGGGGCCGGGATTGAGTATTTGGACGACCTAAGATTTGAAGATGGCTCGCCGCTTTATAACGAGCGCGAGTTGCAGCACATGCTGGACGTGCAGGTGGTTGTCGAAGCGGCGATGAAGGTGTTGTATCTTGCCGCTGGGGTTGTATTCGCAGTCGGGGTGTGGGCGCGGCGCGGCGATTGGTGGTGGCAATATCGCCAGTCCATCGCTCGTGGCGGCTGGCTGACCGTAGCGATTTTAGCCGCGTTAATTGTGGGTATCCTGCTGAGTTTTGATGCCCTTTTTGTGGCTTTCCACAAAATTTTCTTTGAAGGCGATACCTGGATTTTCTTGTATTCGGATACGTTAATTCGCCTGTTCCCGGTGCGTTTCTGGCAAGATGCTTTCATCACCGTGGGTGGGTTGGCGCTGCTGGGCGGGGCGGCGTTGGGCTACTTTGCCGGGCGGACGAGGCCTGGTTTGGAATAA
- a CDS encoding AI-2E family transporter — protein MSKNWSRTNKIYISILLFIFGVWVFSLIKGMIAPLVIAALLAYLLNPLVNRLKKYTRLDHVWAVSLVYSLFVLALVTVLLNFVPLVARQAQTLTTELHLIGPRLEADIETIARRFDIQVDLQPIWDEIQSASSGLLNPDRVFRMIRSASTNLGWMLIILVTVYYLLVDWVRLREWIFGLFSPDYQGDARRLHVEIKVVWAAYLRGQLTLMLIVGILSGIGAASIGLPMAAFFGLLAGTLDLIPSFGPTVTLLVAVIVAWFKGSSYLAISNLWLTVLTVVLFSAIQVLENVVLQPYIMGRRLKIHPGVVFISVVGALTLGSALIALIIVPTVVSLSIIGRYIRCRLFELDPWEDDPIVLRDGEISGEL, from the coding sequence GTGAGTAAAAATTGGTCTCGCACGAATAAGATATATATTAGCATATTGCTCTTTATTTTTGGAGTCTGGGTATTTTCATTGATTAAGGGGATGATTGCCCCGTTAGTAATTGCCGCATTACTGGCCTATTTGCTCAACCCGCTGGTGAATCGTCTCAAAAAATATACCCGATTGGATCATGTCTGGGCGGTATCGCTGGTATATAGTTTATTTGTCCTGGCGCTTGTGACCGTGTTGTTAAACTTTGTGCCATTGGTAGCGCGACAAGCCCAGACTTTAACGACTGAACTGCATCTCATTGGCCCTCGATTGGAAGCCGATATTGAGACGATCGCCAGGAGATTTGATATTCAAGTGGATTTGCAGCCGATTTGGGATGAAATTCAATCAGCATCGTCAGGACTTTTAAATCCAGATCGGGTATTTCGCATGATTCGGTCAGCCAGCACCAACCTGGGCTGGATGTTGATAATTTTGGTGACAGTATATTACTTGCTTGTCGATTGGGTGCGGCTGCGTGAATGGATTTTCGGTTTATTCTCTCCGGACTATCAAGGTGACGCGCGCCGTCTTCATGTCGAGATCAAAGTCGTTTGGGCAGCTTATCTGCGCGGCCAGTTGACCCTCATGCTGATTGTTGGCATATTGTCGGGAATTGGCGCAGCGAGCATTGGATTGCCAATGGCAGCTTTCTTTGGCCTTTTGGCTGGAACACTCGATCTAATCCCCTCTTTCGGACCAACTGTGACATTGTTGGTGGCGGTGATTGTAGCCTGGTTCAAGGGTTCATCGTATTTGGCAATTTCAAATCTGTGGCTGACCGTGCTTACCGTTGTACTTTTCTCCGCAATTCAAGTGCTGGAGAATGTTGTTTTGCAGCCATATATTATGGGCAGGCGTTTGAAAATTCACCCGGGAGTAGTATTTATTTCTGTGGTCGGCGCCCTGACATTGGGCAGCGCATTGATCGCGCTTATCATTGTTCCCACGGTTGTCTCGCTGAGTATCATTGGGCGCTATATTCGTTGCCGGTTGTTTGAACTGGACCCTTGGGAAGATGATCCGATTGTTTTGCGTGATGGCGAAATATCCGGGGAATTATAA